Within the Stenotrophomonas maltophilia genome, the region CCGGCAGCATCATCGGCCGCGTGGTCGACGTACCCGGCCGCCCCGGCAAGTGGGAAGGTCTGGGCATCGGCCTGACCTGGCGGACGCCGTGGTCCGGCCAGCTCACCGTCGGCGCCGAGAACGTGATCAGCCGCGGCAAGAACCCCTTCTCTCCACGCAACGAGAGCAACGACGACGGCACCGTGCCGTATGTGCGTTACGAGCAGGATCTCTGACCGCTCGCACCTCCCTCATGCAGTGACATCGCGGGCGCCGGAAGGCGCCCGTTGCGTTTGCGTGTGCCGCACTCCCTCTGCGCCCCTCCGGCGCTGTCGCAATGTGTGCGTTTCTCGCCGCCGCGACATGTTTCGATACATATCAATGGAAACTTTTTTCATCATTTTTTTTTAACAAACGAGGCACCATGCCACAAACCCTACTGCAAGCCGTTGAAAAGTATTGACATTCCATGAATTTACACAAATCACAGCTTTGATTAACACAGCTTTAATTCTTTGCAGGCGCCCGCTACTATCGGCTCAGCCTCGCGATTTGGAAGCGCACTTTCGCTTCCCCGCCGGGCATAACCCCAGCCAAGATTTCTTGGAGAGAGAGAGCCAATGAATTTCCAGTCCAACAAGCTGCGTGACGCTGTTGTCGTCGCGCTGATCGCGGGTGCGGCCACGTCCGTAACCGCCCAGGCGCAGGAAGCGACCAACCTGGATCGCATTTCGGTGACCGGTTCGCGCATCAAGAGCACCGACATCGAAACCTCGCAGCCGGTCCTGAGCCTGACCCGCGCCGATATCGAAAAGCAGGGTGTGACCTCGGTTGCCGATATCCTGCAGCGCGTCGCCGCCAACGGTGCCGCACTGAACCGCACCTTCAACAACGGTGGTGACGGTTCGGCCGGCGTCAGCCTGCGCAACCTCGGCGCCGAGCGCACCCTGGTGCTGGTCAACGGCCGTCGCTGGACCACCGGTCTGGACGGCAGCGTCGACCTGAACACCATCCCGACCGCGATGATCGAGCGCATCGACGTCCTGAAGGACGGCGCTTCGACCATCTACGGTTCGGATGCCATCGCCGGCGTGGTGAACATCATCACCAAGCAGAACTTCGACGGCGCCGAGGCAAACTTCTACAAGGGCCAGTACAGCCAGGGCGACGGCGATCGTGAAGCCTATGACTTCACCATCGGCACCACCACCGACCGTGCGTCGCTGGTGCTGGGTGCGTCCTACGTGAACGAGAAGGAGGTCATGGCCGGCAATCGCAAGATCTCCGCTGGCGGCCCGCCGTTCTTCAGCGGCCAGAGCGGCACCGGCATCCCGGGCTCCTACGTCCGCAATGATCAGCGCTACGTCATCATCAATGGTGTGGAAACCCCGTTCGTCAGCAACGTGCACGGCTACAACACCGCGCCGGACAACTACCTGCTGACCCCGAACGAGCGCACCTCGCTGTTCGCCGTGGGTTCGTACAACATCACGGACAACATCTCCTTCCGCACCGAGGCGATGTACAACGAGCGCAAGTCCGAGCAGCTGCTGGCGGCCATGCCGGTGACGGGCATGACGCTCAGCGCGGACAGCATGTACAACCCGTACGGCCAGGACCTGACCGGCGTGAACCGTCGTTTCAATGAAACCGGCGGCCGTTCGTTCAACCAGAACGTCAAGAACTGGCACTTCTACGGTGGCTTTGAAGGCTTCTTCGAGTTCGCCGACCGCAACTTCGACTGGGATGTCGGCTACCGCTACGACAAGACCGACCAGAACGACCTGACCTACGGCCTGTTCAACATCCAGCGTCTGGATGAGGCGTATGGTCCGTCGGCGCTCCGCGATGGCCAGGCTGTCTGTCTGACCGCAGGCGGAGCCGTCATTCCGGGCTGCGCACCGATCAATCCGCTGGGTGGCGAAGGTTCGATCTCGCAGGCGGCACTCGACTACACCTCGTTCACCGCGCACGATTCGGCCAGCCTGGTGTCGAAGAGCTACTACGCCAACATCTCCGGTGAGATCGTGCAGCTGCCGGCCGGTGCGCTGGGCTTCGCTGCCGGTTATGAGAACCGCAGGGAAAGCGGCCAGTTCGACCCCGACGCCTTCATCGCAGCGGGCCTGAGCACCGGCAACGGCGCTGCGCCGACCAAGGGTGCTTACGACCTGGACGAGTTCTACCTGGAACTGTCGATCCCGGTCCTGGCCGATCTGCCGGGCGCCCAGCTGCTGGACTTCAGCGTGGCGACCCGTTACTCGGACTACAGCAACTTCGGTAACACCACCAACAACAAGTTCGGTTTCCGCTGGAAGCCGATCGAAGACCTGATGGTGCGTGGTAACTATTCCGAAGGCTTCCGCGCTCCGAGCATCAACAACCTGTACCGCGGCGACACCGATTCGTTCGAGACCTACGCCGACCCGTGTGCCCGGGCCAACAACCCGACCGGCGCAGTGCTGGCGCAGTGTATCGCCCAGGGCGTTCCGGCGAACTTCGTCCAGCCGAACACCGATGGCGAGTCTGGCCCGCTGCAGACCGTCGAGCCGTTCACCTGGAAGTCGAACCCGGATCTGAAGCCGGAAACCTCGACCAGCAAGACGCTGGGCCTGGTGTGGAGCCCGAGCTTCGTCTCCGGCCTGAACGTGACCCTGGACTGGTGGCAGATCAAGATCGAAGACGCCATCACCCGTCCGGCGATCGGCGACATCATGGATCGTTGCTACGGTGGTACCGCGCAGCAGCAGGCAGCCTACTGCGGTCTGATCACGCGTGACCCGAACTACGGCACCATCAACGAGCGCTACACCATCACCAACGTCGACATGCCGCTGATGAACCTGGCGTCGTACAAGGTGGAGGGCTGGGATCTGGGCGTGCTGTACAAGCTGCCGGAAACCTCGTTCGGCCAGTTCACCGTCAGCCTGGACGGCACCTACCTGAGCAAGTGGGAGACCAAGTCGACCGAAGATGCTCCGGTTGATGGCCGTCAGGGCCGCTATCTGGACCAGGATCCGTACTGGCGCGTCCGTTCCAACCTGTACGTCGACTGGTCCTACGGTGACTTCGGTGTCAACTACGGCCTGCGCTACAAGTCGGGCATGACCGAAGACTGCCTGCTGGGCGCATCCACCCGTGCCTACTGCTCGGATCCGGAAGGTCGCAAGAACCACATTGGTGCCACCACGTACCACGACATCCAGGTGCGCTACAACACCCCGTGGAAGGGCACCATCATGCTGGGCCTGAACAACGCGTGGGACAAGGATCCGCCGGTCTCGTACACGGTGTCCTACAACATGTTCGACCCGCAGTACGACCTGCCGGGCCGCTACATGTACATGCAGTACAAGCAGAAGTTCTGATCGGTTGATCGATCGATGACTGCAGCAACGGCCCCGCAAGGGGCCGTTGTTCTTTCTGCACTGCCGGCGCGTACCACCCTGCACCGGCAACAAAAAAGCCGCGATCAGGTCGCGGCTTTCTCGTGGGCAACGGAAACCGTCAGCCGTTCGGAATGAGCGTCTCGATCAGGTGTTCGACATAGGCCTCGAAATCCTCCCGCGCCTGCTTCGGCTGCTGCAGCTGCAGCGACAGCTGCAGGAAGCCCACATAGGCCGCATAGGCCAGGCGCGCACGATGGCGTGCGTCGGTGGAGCTCAGGCCTGCCTGACGGAACGAGGCGATCAGGTAATCGAGGCGACGCTGCGAAACGCGGTCGATCACCGGCCGCACCATCGGATGGTCCAGCGCCTTCAGCAGCTCGCTGTAGATGATGTGCGGCTGCACTTCGTGCGCCACCATCTGGAACAACTGACGCAGGCGCGCGCGCGGATCCGGCACGTCTTCCAGGCTGCCGAACACCTGCTCCTGCTCGAACAGCTCCCACCGCTCCAACGCCGCCTGCAGCAGGGCGTCGCGCGAGGGGAAATGCCAGTAGAAGCTGCCCTTGGTGACGCCGAGGCGCCGCGCCAGCGGTTCCACCGCGACGGCACCCACGCCTTGTTCAGCAATCAGATCGAGGGCCGCCTGGGCCCAGTCTTCGGCGCTCAGGCGGCTGTTGCGGCCGGCGCGCGGTTCGCCGGCAGAAGCGTCAGGTTGATTCATGGAGTGATTTAACCATACGGCGGGGTTCGTTGCAGTACGCGGATGCAGCCGAAGGGCTCCGCTGTGCAGACCGGCCACCTGACGCGCCGCACCATACCATGCAGTATTGACATCCCCCGCAACCGATCCATACTAGCAAGTATGGTTACTTCCCCCACACCCGTTGCGTTCCACGACCTGCGTCTGGAAGCCGCGCACGGCACACGGCTGGCCGCCACGGCCAGCGATCACGGCCGCCGCGGCCGGGTGCTGTTCGCCCACGGTTTCGGGCAGACCCGGCATGCCTGGAACGCCACGGCCCGCGCGCTGTCTGCTGCCGGCCTGCAGACGCTGGCCTACGACGCCCGCGGTCACGGCGATTCGGACTGGAATGCCGCCGACCTGCCCTATCACGGCGAGCAGTTCGCCGACGACCTGATCGTGCTGGCCGGCGAACAGCCGCGCCCGCCGGTGCTGGTCGCCGCCTCGATGGGCGGCCTGTTCGGCCTGCTGGCCGAATCGCGCTGGCCGGGCCTGTTCTCGGCGATGGTGCTGGTGGACATCACCCCGCGCTGGGATACCGCGGGCGTGGAGCGCATCCTCGCCTTCATGACCGCCCATCCCGATGGCTTCGCCTCGCTGGCCCAGGCCGCCGACGTGATTTCCGCCTACATGCCGCACCGGCCTCGCAAATCCGAGCAGTCGCTGCGCGCGCTGCTGCGCGAGGATGGTCACGGCCGCTGGCGCTGGCACTGGGATCCGCGCCTGGTCGCCGAGCTGGCCCGCGACAGCGAGCAGCACCAGGATGCGCTGGCCGATGCCGCGCGCCAGGTGAAGTGCCCGATGCTGCTGGTCAGTGGGGGGCGCAGTGACCTGGTCACGCCGCAGACCGTGGCCGAATTCCTGGCGCTGGCCCCGCACGCGCGCCACGTGCAGTTGCCGCAGGCCACGCACATGGTCGCCGGCGACGACAACGACGCCTTTACCGCTACTGTGTTGGACTATCTGGACGTGTTGCCTGCGGTGGACGCCGCAGCTTCGTCCGTCACAAACGAGCACGTCACCGGAGCACGCTCATGAGCATCGTTCTTCCCTTCCTTGCCCTGCTGCTGGCAGGTGCATTCGCCGCCTACCACCGCATGCGGCTGGTCACCTGGACGCTGATCAGCGCCGCGCTGCTGGTCGCCTGCTGGTTCATCCCCTACGTCAACCAGACCGCCACGATCGTCGCCGCCGCCGTGCTGGCCGTGATCGCTGTACCGCTGCTGCTGCCGTTCATCCGCAAGCCGCTGCTGACCGGTCCGATGATGAAGGTGTTCCGCAAGGTACTGCCGCCGCTGTCGCAGACCGAGCGCATCGCACTGGAAACCGGCTCGGTCGGTTTTGAAGGCGAGCTGTTCACCGGCGATCCGGACTGGAACATCCTGCTCAACTATCCCAAGCCGCAGTTGACCGCCGAGGAGCAGGCCTTCCTCGACGGCCCGGTGGAAGAGCTGTGCCGGATGGTCAACGACTGGGAGATCACCCACGTCCACGCCGACCTGCCGCCCGAGCTGTGGGCCTTCATCAAGAAGAACAAGTTCTTCGGCATGATCATCCCGAAGGAATACGGCGGCCTGGGCTTCTCTGCGCTGGCCCACCACAAGGTGATCCAGAAGCTGGCCTCGGTATCCTCGGTGGTCAGCTCGACCGTCGGCGTGCCGAACTCGCTGGGTCCGGGCGAACTGCTGGTGCATTACGGCACCCAGGAGCAGAAGGACCAGTACCTGCCGCGTCTGGCCGACGGTCGTGAAGTGCCCTGCTTCGGCCTGACCGGCCCGTTTGCCGGCTCCGATGCCACCTCGATTCCCGACTACGGCATCGTCTGCCGGGGCGAATGGAATGGCGAGCAGGTGCTGGGCGTCAGGCTGACGTTCGACAAGCGTTACATCACCCTGGCTCCGGTCGCATCGCTGATCGGTCTGGCCTTCCGCATGTACGACCCGGATGGCCTGATCGGAGAGACCCGCGACATCGGCATCACCCTGGGCCTGCTGCCGCGCGATACCGCCGGCGTCGAGATCGGCCGCCGCCACTTCCCGCTGAACTCGACCTTCCAGAACGGCCCGATTCGCGGCAAGGACGTGTTCATCCCGCTGACCCAGCTCATCGGCGGCGCTGCCATGGCCGGCAAGGGCTGGAACATGCTCAACGAATGCCTGGCCGTGGGCCGTTCGATCACGCTGCCGTCCACCGCCAGCGGTGGCGCCAAGGCCGGCGCTGCGGTGACCGGCGCCTACGCGCGCATCCGCAAGCAGTTCGGCCTGTCGGTCGGCCGCTTTGAAGGCGTGGAGGAAGCACTGGCCCGTATCGGCGGCAAGGCCTACAAGATCAGCGCGCTGTCGCAGGCCACGGCTGCCGCCGTCGACCGCGGCGACGTGCCATCGGTACCGTCGGCGATCGCCAAGTACCACTGCACCAGCATGAGCCGCGAGGTGATCTCGGACGTGATGGATGTCATCGGCGGCAAGGGCATCATCCTCGGCCCGCGCAACTTCGCCGGCCGCAGCTGGCAGGCTGCGCCGATCGCGATCACCGTGGAAGGCGCCAACATCATGACCCGCAGCCTGCTGATCTTCGGCCAGGGTGCGATTCTCTGCCACCCGTGGGTGCTGAAGGAGATGAAGGCTGCACAGGATCCG harbors:
- a CDS encoding TonB-dependent receptor, producing MNFQSNKLRDAVVVALIAGAATSVTAQAQEATNLDRISVTGSRIKSTDIETSQPVLSLTRADIEKQGVTSVADILQRVAANGAALNRTFNNGGDGSAGVSLRNLGAERTLVLVNGRRWTTGLDGSVDLNTIPTAMIERIDVLKDGASTIYGSDAIAGVVNIITKQNFDGAEANFYKGQYSQGDGDREAYDFTIGTTTDRASLVLGASYVNEKEVMAGNRKISAGGPPFFSGQSGTGIPGSYVRNDQRYVIINGVETPFVSNVHGYNTAPDNYLLTPNERTSLFAVGSYNITDNISFRTEAMYNERKSEQLLAAMPVTGMTLSADSMYNPYGQDLTGVNRRFNETGGRSFNQNVKNWHFYGGFEGFFEFADRNFDWDVGYRYDKTDQNDLTYGLFNIQRLDEAYGPSALRDGQAVCLTAGGAVIPGCAPINPLGGEGSISQAALDYTSFTAHDSASLVSKSYYANISGEIVQLPAGALGFAAGYENRRESGQFDPDAFIAAGLSTGNGAAPTKGAYDLDEFYLELSIPVLADLPGAQLLDFSVATRYSDYSNFGNTTNNKFGFRWKPIEDLMVRGNYSEGFRAPSINNLYRGDTDSFETYADPCARANNPTGAVLAQCIAQGVPANFVQPNTDGESGPLQTVEPFTWKSNPDLKPETSTSKTLGLVWSPSFVSGLNVTLDWWQIKIEDAITRPAIGDIMDRCYGGTAQQQAAYCGLITRDPNYGTINERYTITNVDMPLMNLASYKVEGWDLGVLYKLPETSFGQFTVSLDGTYLSKWETKSTEDAPVDGRQGRYLDQDPYWRVRSNLYVDWSYGDFGVNYGLRYKSGMTEDCLLGASTRAYCSDPEGRKNHIGATTYHDIQVRYNTPWKGTIMLGLNNAWDKDPPVSYTVSYNMFDPQYDLPGRYMYMQYKQKF
- a CDS encoding TetR/AcrR family transcriptional regulator; its protein translation is MNQPDASAGEPRAGRNSRLSAEDWAQAALDLIAEQGVGAVAVEPLARRLGVTKGSFYWHFPSRDALLQAALERWELFEQEQVFGSLEDVPDPRARLRQLFQMVAHEVQPHIIYSELLKALDHPMVRPVIDRVSQRRLDYLIASFRQAGLSSTDARHRARLAYAAYVGFLQLSLQLQQPKQAREDFEAYVEHLIETLIPNG
- a CDS encoding alpha/beta fold hydrolase, with product MVTSPTPVAFHDLRLEAAHGTRLAATASDHGRRGRVLFAHGFGQTRHAWNATARALSAAGLQTLAYDARGHGDSDWNAADLPYHGEQFADDLIVLAGEQPRPPVLVAASMGGLFGLLAESRWPGLFSAMVLVDITPRWDTAGVERILAFMTAHPDGFASLAQAADVISAYMPHRPRKSEQSLRALLREDGHGRWRWHWDPRLVAELARDSEQHQDALADAARQVKCPMLLVSGGRSDLVTPQTVAEFLALAPHARHVQLPQATHMVAGDDNDAFTATVLDYLDVLPAVDAAASSVTNEHVTGARS
- a CDS encoding acyl-CoA dehydrogenase, with product MSIVLPFLALLLAGAFAAYHRMRLVTWTLISAALLVACWFIPYVNQTATIVAAAVLAVIAVPLLLPFIRKPLLTGPMMKVFRKVLPPLSQTERIALETGSVGFEGELFTGDPDWNILLNYPKPQLTAEEQAFLDGPVEELCRMVNDWEITHVHADLPPELWAFIKKNKFFGMIIPKEYGGLGFSALAHHKVIQKLASVSSVVSSTVGVPNSLGPGELLVHYGTQEQKDQYLPRLADGREVPCFGLTGPFAGSDATSIPDYGIVCRGEWNGEQVLGVRLTFDKRYITLAPVASLIGLAFRMYDPDGLIGETRDIGITLGLLPRDTAGVEIGRRHFPLNSTFQNGPIRGKDVFIPLTQLIGGAAMAGKGWNMLNECLAVGRSITLPSTASGGAKAGAAVTGAYARIRKQFGLSVGRFEGVEEALARIGGKAYKISALSQATAAAVDRGDVPSVPSAIAKYHCTSMSREVISDVMDVIGGKGIILGPRNFAGRSWQAAPIAITVEGANIMTRSLLIFGQGAILCHPWVLKEMKAAQDPDTRAGLQEFDRSLFGHIRYGISNAVRSFWFGLTGARFGAAPGDAYTRRYFRKLDRYSANLALMADISMMTLGGKLKFKESLSGRLGDVLSHIYMTSAMLKRYHDEGAPQADQPLLAWAFHDSVHKIEESLSAALRNFPIRPIGWLMWALIFPLGRRAEAPGDRLSRRVAALLMAPNEARDRLAQGVFLTPCENNPGGRINSYLAKAIMAEPVERKFLKALKSKGIEALDFQSQLDEAVAEGVITQDERTLLEELRTLTLDTITVDDFDTHELRAASYYDRQHKDPHSQAA